A genomic segment from Aliidongia dinghuensis encodes:
- a CDS encoding SixA phosphatase family protein, with protein MPIRKLTLLRHAKAVPALPGVDDHSRPLNGRGRSAARQVGVETAGARPDLVLCSTSTRTRETWALLSQAWETTPPVLVEDALYMADVEALLARLRRIPGEISHAWLIGHNPGLHDLANLLAEGIGQVAHFPTAARARLEFVADDWDELGRLPLRRLDVFTPARD; from the coding sequence ATGCCAATCAGGAAACTCACTTTGCTGCGCCACGCGAAAGCCGTGCCGGCCCTGCCCGGAGTCGACGACCACAGCCGCCCGCTCAACGGGCGCGGCCGCAGCGCCGCCCGCCAGGTCGGCGTCGAGACCGCCGGCGCCCGGCCCGACCTGGTCCTGTGCTCCACCTCCACGCGGACGCGCGAGACCTGGGCGCTCCTGAGCCAAGCCTGGGAAACGACGCCGCCGGTCCTGGTCGAGGATGCGCTCTATATGGCCGACGTCGAGGCGCTGCTCGCGCGCCTGCGGCGTATTCCGGGCGAGATCAGCCATGCCTGGCTGATCGGCCATAATCCAGGGCTGCATGATCTCGCCAATCTCCTGGCGGAAGGCATCGGCCAGGTCGCCCATTTCCCGACTGCGGCGCGCGCCCGGCTCGAATTCGTGGCCGACGACTGGGACGAGCTCGGGCGTCTGCCGCTGCGCCGCCTCGACGTGTTCACGCCCGCCCGAGACTAA
- a CDS encoding HdaA/DnaA family protein yields MIAPPVQLPLDLGHRPALDRDAFLVTDSNAAAVGWIDRWPAWPMPALVLEGPPGAGKTHLASVWRARADAGLIDGPALDAAAVPRLLEAGRPLVVEQADRAAEQPLLHLYNGSAERRLSLLLTADRASARWGTALPDLASRLKALPVVAILPPDDPLIHAVLIKLFADRQLMIAEDVVDFLTARMERSFEVARRLVAAIDAAALAAHRRVTVPLARDVLRRLYPDEG; encoded by the coding sequence GTGATCGCCCCGCCGGTCCAGCTGCCGCTCGACCTCGGCCACCGGCCGGCCCTCGACCGCGACGCTTTCCTGGTGACCGACAGCAATGCCGCCGCCGTCGGCTGGATCGACCGCTGGCCGGCCTGGCCGATGCCGGCGCTCGTGCTGGAGGGGCCGCCGGGTGCCGGCAAGACCCATCTTGCGAGCGTCTGGCGCGCGCGGGCCGATGCCGGGCTCATCGACGGACCCGCGCTCGACGCGGCCGCCGTGCCGCGTCTGCTCGAGGCCGGCCGGCCGCTCGTCGTCGAGCAGGCCGACCGCGCGGCCGAGCAACCGCTGCTGCACCTCTATAACGGCTCGGCGGAGCGACGCCTCAGCCTGCTGCTGACGGCCGACCGGGCGTCGGCGCGCTGGGGCACCGCGTTGCCCGATCTTGCCTCACGCCTCAAGGCCTTGCCGGTCGTCGCCATCCTCCCGCCGGACGACCCGCTGATCCATGCGGTGCTGATCAAGCTGTTCGCCGACCGTCAGCTGATGATCGCCGAGGACGTCGTCGATTTCCTGACGGCGCGCATGGAGCGCTCGTTCGAGGTGGCGCGGCGGCTCGTGGCGGCGATCGACGCGGCGGCGCTCGCGGCCCATCGGCGGGTGACGGTGCCGCTTGCCCGCGACGTGCTGCGCCGGCTCTATCCGGACGAGGGGTAA